The following proteins are co-located in the Candidatus Krumholzibacteriia bacterium genome:
- a CDS encoding FlgD immunoglobulin-like domain containing protein, with translation MLRFILGSMLLVSSLAIADLRPLVRSSGNPRSSVTVLSIESCWAFGHEVECQTLEVLSEDLPPRELTLRCYRNSSSLGALILTTGGTGTSYYTDFGPEAELTIETAYANGLALYGLDDYIDMAILSGGPPVADLKRAVFGEIDDPARWPDGLMGFWFTDYLMGWVGNGDYCVNRYVPPEMEEMVHTALDSVSLVSPNAIRDFDHATRIHFVQSEDETHADEQAALYFDALSCTKYWHFIGEITDHAVPGTAEGAGKIRQILLDELGGSVAVGEVIGDRKFIHAYPNPFHRSTSISFDLPHSSVLRLSIFSVDGRRIRSLGAGEYPAGEHRFEWDGRDDGGHEMKSGVYFLRAESGSRLLGTKPLTLLR, from the coding sequence ATGCTCCGGTTCATTCTTGGATCCATGCTCCTTGTAAGCTCGCTGGCCATCGCCGATTTGCGCCCCCTTGTGCGCAGCTCGGGGAATCCGCGTTCGAGCGTAACGGTTCTCAGCATTGAATCCTGCTGGGCCTTTGGTCACGAAGTGGAGTGTCAAACCCTGGAAGTTCTCAGTGAAGATCTGCCACCACGCGAGTTGACTCTTCGATGCTATCGAAATTCATCCTCCCTCGGCGCATTGATACTGACTACCGGAGGAACAGGAACAAGCTATTACACGGACTTCGGGCCGGAGGCGGAGCTTACGATTGAAACCGCTTACGCAAATGGACTCGCACTCTACGGCCTCGATGACTACATAGACATGGCCATCCTGAGTGGCGGGCCGCCGGTAGCCGATCTGAAGCGAGCGGTGTTTGGAGAGATCGACGACCCGGCACGGTGGCCCGACGGGCTCATGGGATTCTGGTTCACGGATTACCTCATGGGATGGGTAGGGAACGGGGATTATTGCGTGAACCGCTATGTTCCCCCTGAAATGGAAGAGATGGTCCACACGGCTCTGGATTCGGTGTCTCTCGTCTCACCCAATGCAATCCGCGACTTCGACCACGCCACCCGAATCCACTTCGTGCAAAGCGAAGATGAGACCCACGCCGACGAACAAGCCGCGCTTTACTTTGATGCACTTTCCTGCACGAAGTATTGGCACTTCATTGGCGAAATCACCGATCACGCCGTGCCCGGCACTGCCGAAGGAGCCGGGAAGATCCGACAGATTCTACTGGATGAACTCGGAGGATCGGTCGCTGTTGGGGAAGTCATCGGAGATCGGAAGTTCATCCATGCATACCCCAATCCCTTTCATCGAAGCACCTCGATTTCATTCGACCTGCCCCATTCCTCGGTTCTCCGCTTGAGCATTTTCTCGGTCGATGGCAGAAGGATCCGTAGCCTGGGCGCCGGAGAATATCCCGCAGGAGAACACCGTTTCGAATGGGATGGAAGAGACGATGGCGGACATGAAATGAAATCGGGGGTCTATTTCCTGAGAGCTGAATCGGGGAGCCGGCTTCTCGGCACGAAACCGCTAACGCTGCTTCGGTGA